A section of the Bryobacteraceae bacterium genome encodes:
- a CDS encoding cation efflux system protein: MIARLLRFALHQRLVTLLLALVLVGAGIWAALQLKLEAYPDISDTQVVVISLYPGHAAEEIEQQVTIPIERALNSVPNVIARRSRTIFGLSVVELTFDQGVNDYFARQVVLERLRDAELPEGVSPELGPMSTPIGELYRYRLAGPGYTPMQLRELEDWVVEPRLLQVPGVADVTPFGGLIKQYQVQIDPGALIKYGLSIARVAEAIQANNSNAGGALLDNRQQAMVIRGIGLIRDVSDIGNIVVAESGGVPVFVKDVAKVEIAPAPRTGIFAVGDDHDGVEGIVLMRRGENPSEVLKSIKEAVEDLRQNRLPKGVTIEPIYDRTDLVHHTLHTVSGTLVEGLAVVLLVLVFFLGSFRAAVLTAVTIPLSLLFAFVCMHFSGIPANLLSLGALDFGIIVDGSLVMVENILHTLEHRRRTGATLGDGWLIGTVRDAALEVERPIFFSLVIIISAYFPLFTLERVERKLFTPMAFTVCYALLGSLLVSLTLVPALATYLLRDGRTGWKNPVFAWLEAGYRRIVARSLERPKLVLAAAAAAIALAGVAAARLGVEFLPPLDEGLIWVRANLPAGISLEKSAEVAGVIRRIIAAHPEVALVSSQTGRNDAGTDPYGPNRNEFLVSLKPYDTWPRGMTKARLVDVLSHELQEQIPGAAFSFTQPIIDNVTEAVTGSAADLAVILSGPDLATLRGYAERTLELVRQVPGAADSAIEQEPEQPQLRISISRQAVARFGINVRDVQDVIEMAIGGRTVGAVFEGERRFDITVRYVPEARGSINAIGNILVPTRDGGRVPLAQLASIEISDGATIIARRDNQRQITVRTNIRGRDQGSFVAEAQRRFRQAIRLPAGYRVTWGGQFENLDRARRRLAFILPVTIAIIFALLFMMFNSTRWAGLVLLNVPFSLVGGILFLLVRGINFSVSAAVGFISLFGVAVMSGVLVIAEINRIRRADPDLPLKEAIVEGAGARFRGVLLMIVVALLGMVPAARATGIGSDIQRPLATVLVGGLLSTLLLTLLGLPALYALSSKKTAPREEIAP; the protein is encoded by the coding sequence ATGATCGCCAGACTGCTCCGTTTCGCCCTGCACCAGCGGCTGGTCACCCTGCTGCTGGCGCTTGTGCTGGTCGGCGCCGGCATCTGGGCAGCGCTCCAGCTCAAGCTGGAAGCTTACCCGGATATCTCCGACACGCAGGTCGTGGTGATCAGCCTCTATCCGGGGCACGCCGCCGAGGAGATCGAGCAGCAGGTCACGATTCCCATCGAGCGCGCGCTGAACAGCGTGCCCAACGTGATCGCCCGGCGCTCGCGCACCATCTTTGGCCTCTCCGTGGTGGAGCTCACCTTTGATCAGGGCGTGAACGACTATTTCGCGCGCCAGGTCGTGCTGGAGCGCCTCCGCGACGCCGAACTGCCCGAGGGCGTCTCGCCCGAGCTGGGGCCCATGTCGACTCCGATCGGAGAGTTGTACCGCTACCGGCTGGCCGGGCCGGGCTACACGCCGATGCAGCTCCGTGAGCTGGAGGACTGGGTGGTGGAGCCGCGCTTGCTCCAGGTACCCGGCGTGGCCGATGTGACGCCGTTCGGCGGGCTGATCAAACAGTATCAGGTGCAGATCGACCCGGGGGCGCTGATCAAGTACGGCCTCTCGATTGCGCGCGTGGCGGAGGCGATCCAGGCCAACAACAGCAACGCCGGCGGCGCGCTGCTTGATAACCGCCAGCAGGCGATGGTGATCCGCGGCATCGGCCTCATCCGCGATGTCAGCGACATCGGAAACATCGTCGTCGCCGAGTCTGGCGGCGTGCCGGTGTTTGTCAAGGACGTCGCCAAGGTGGAGATTGCGCCCGCGCCGCGCACGGGCATTTTTGCCGTCGGCGATGATCACGACGGCGTCGAGGGCATTGTGCTGATGCGCCGCGGCGAGAACCCGTCCGAGGTGCTGAAGTCCATCAAGGAGGCGGTCGAGGACCTGCGTCAAAACCGGCTGCCGAAGGGCGTCACCATCGAGCCCATATACGACCGCACGGACCTGGTCCACCACACGCTGCACACGGTGTCCGGCACGCTGGTTGAGGGGCTGGCGGTGGTACTGCTGGTGCTTGTCTTCTTCCTCGGCAGTTTCCGCGCAGCGGTGCTGACGGCGGTGACCATTCCACTGTCGCTGCTGTTCGCCTTCGTGTGCATGCATTTTTCCGGCATTCCGGCCAATCTGCTCAGCCTGGGCGCGCTGGACTTCGGCATCATCGTCGACGGCTCGCTGGTCATGGTGGAAAACATCCTCCACACGCTCGAGCACCGCCGGCGGACCGGCGCCACGCTGGGAGACGGCTGGCTCATCGGCACCGTTCGCGACGCGGCACTGGAAGTCGAGCGGCCGATCTTTTTCTCACTGGTGATCATCATCTCGGCCTATTTTCCGCTGTTCACGCTGGAGCGCGTGGAGCGCAAGCTGTTCACGCCGATGGCGTTCACGGTCTGCTACGCGCTTCTGGGCTCGTTGCTCGTTTCGTTGACACTGGTGCCGGCGCTGGCAACTTACCTGTTGCGCGACGGGCGCACGGGGTGGAAGAATCCGGTGTTTGCGTGGCTGGAGGCGGGCTACCGGCGCATCGTCGCCCGGTCGCTGGAGCGGCCGAAACTGGTGCTGGCGGCGGCTGCGGCGGCCATCGCGCTGGCCGGCGTGGCGGCCGCACGGCTCGGCGTCGAATTCCTGCCGCCCCTCGACGAAGGGCTCATCTGGGTGCGCGCGAACCTGCCGGCCGGCATTTCGCTGGAAAAATCCGCCGAGGTGGCGGGCGTCATCCGCCGCATCATCGCCGCCCATCCCGAAGTGGCGCTGGTGAGCTCGCAGACGGGCCGCAATGACGCCGGCACGGATCCCTACGGTCCGAACCGCAATGAGTTTCTGGTTTCCCTGAAGCCTTACGACACCTGGCCCAGGGGAATGACCAAGGCCCGGCTGGTGGATGTTCTCAGCCACGAACTCCAGGAGCAGATTCCCGGCGCCGCCTTCAGCTTCACCCAGCCGATCATCGACAACGTGACCGAAGCCGTGACCGGCTCGGCCGCCGACCTGGCCGTCATTCTCAGCGGCCCGGACCTGGCCACACTGCGCGGCTACGCCGAGAGAACGCTGGAACTCGTGCGGCAGGTGCCGGGCGCTGCGGACTCGGCCATCGAACAGGAGCCGGAGCAGCCGCAGCTCCGCATCTCGATCTCGCGGCAGGCCGTGGCCCGCTTCGGCATCAACGTGCGCGACGTGCAGGACGTGATCGAAATGGCCATCGGCGGCCGTACCGTGGGCGCCGTGTTCGAGGGCGAACGCCGCTTCGATATCACCGTCCGCTATGTGCCGGAGGCGCGGGGCAGCATCAATGCCATCGGCAACATCCTGGTGCCGACCCGCGACGGCGGCCGCGTGCCGCTCGCCCAACTCGCCTCCATCGAGATCTCCGACGGCGCGACCATCATCGCCCGCCGTGACAACCAGCGCCAGATCACCGTGCGCACCAACATTCGCGGCCGCGACCAGGGCAGCTTTGTCGCCGAGGCGCAGCGGCGCTTCCGGCAGGCCATCCGCCTGCCGGCGGGCTACCGCGTCACCTGGGGCGGCCAGTTCGAGAACCTGGACCGCGCGCGCCGGCGGCTGGCATTCATCCTCCCGGTGACGATCGCCATCATCTTCGCGCTGCTGTTCATGATGTTCAACTCCACCCGCTGGGCCGGACTCGTGCTGCTGAACGTTCCGTTCTCGCTCGTCGGCGGCATTCTCTTCCTGCTCGTGCGCGGCATCAATTTCAGCGTTTCCGCCGCGGTCGGCTTCATCAGCCTGTTCGGCGTGGCCGTCATGAGCGGCGTGCTGGTGATCGCGGAAATCAACCGCATCCGCCGCGCCGATCCGGACCTCCCGCTGAAGGAAGCGATCGTCGAGGGCGCCGGCGCCCGTTTCCGCGGCGTGCTTCTGATGATCGTCGTGGCGCTGCTCGGGATGGTGCCGGCGGCGCGGGCCACCGGCATCGGCTCCGACATCCAGCGTCCGCTCGCCACCGTACTGGTCGGCGGGCTTCTGTCCACCCTGCTGCTCACGCTGCTCGGCCTGCCCGCTCTGTACGCGTTGAGCTCAAAAAAGACCGCGCCCCGCGAGGAGATCGCTCCGTGA
- a CDS encoding DNA-binding response regulator encodes MEPEEAEGGLKQTSLQAAFRRAAYNQTEHAMILIVEDDRRLALLLERCLREEGYQTAAAADGVTAWSMCQAAAFDLVILDLMLPGLDGMELLRRLRARGNNTPVLVLTARDAPADVVAGLQLGADDYMTKPFDMEVFVARVRAALRRGPAPQPVMLRAGPLELHTGLREARVAGRPVMLTRTEYALLELLMRRRGRVVPRETLLDEVWGLDRDVSGNTLEAFIKNLRAKVDSDAHRRLIRTVRGVGYVLDDAGESGR; translated from the coding sequence ATGGAACCAGAGGAAGCTGAAGGCGGCCTGAAGCAGACCTCACTTCAGGCCGCCTTCAGGCGGGCGGCTTACAATCAGACTGAACATGCCATGATCCTGATCGTCGAAGACGACCGCAGGCTGGCCTTGCTGCTCGAGCGCTGCCTGCGCGAGGAGGGCTACCAGACGGCTGCGGCCGCTGACGGCGTCACGGCCTGGAGCATGTGTCAGGCAGCGGCCTTTGACCTGGTGATTCTGGACCTGATGCTGCCCGGGCTGGACGGGATGGAGCTGCTCCGGCGGCTGCGCGCGAGGGGCAATAACACGCCGGTCCTCGTGCTCACCGCCCGGGACGCCCCGGCCGACGTCGTGGCCGGCCTGCAACTGGGCGCCGACGACTACATGACCAAGCCGTTCGACATGGAAGTCTTTGTGGCCCGCGTGCGCGCCGCGTTGCGCCGCGGGCCGGCGCCGCAGCCGGTGATGCTGCGCGCCGGGCCGCTCGAACTGCATACCGGGCTGCGCGAAGCGCGCGTCGCCGGCCGGCCGGTGATGCTCACCCGCACCGAGTATGCGCTGCTTGAACTGCTGATGCGGCGCCGCGGGCGCGTGGTGCCGCGGGAAACGCTGCTCGACGAGGTATGGGGCCTCGACCGCGACGTCTCCGGCAACACGCTCGAGGCGTTCATCAAGAACCTGCGCGCCAAGGTGGACAGCGACGCCCACCGGCGGCTCATCCGCACGGTGCGCGGCGTCGGCTACGTTCTGGACGATGCGGGCGAAAGCGGGCGATGA
- a CDS encoding two-component sensor histidine kinase: protein MTLRTRLLVWFTAVQAAGLAAFAAFVWLSMRHALVEDLDRWVWAESAGLERLLRSEKLAPGLSGVVEEAREFSAGLPSGAGLQVLDAQRRVWFRFPESAEAELPPPGRVAAGRAGGGPARLLLRRVRVGDEDAALLLWRSSAEAERQLARLGWLLVLAGPLVLAAAAAGGWWMSRGILQPVDEMTAAACRISFQDLSARLRVPARDPQLARLCEAWNEMLDRLEQSAARLQRFTSDASHELRTPLSFIRASAEFALRQQRAPEEYREELAAIRERAVEMSETLEQLLVMARADSGAAPVAAARLDWRRPVEEACEQLRPAAESKGLEFRVETPGVALPVLGDAAWLRRLALLLIDNAIKFTPSGGSVHVRLRPQGEAYLLEVEDTGCGIEPRDLPHIFDRFFQADPSRSTGGAGLGLSIARWIVESHHGRIEAFSEPGRGATFRVSLPAGEARR, encoded by the coding sequence ATGACATTGCGGACGCGGCTTCTGGTCTGGTTCACCGCCGTGCAGGCGGCAGGGCTGGCCGCCTTCGCGGCGTTCGTGTGGCTCAGCATGCGCCACGCGCTCGTGGAGGATCTCGACCGCTGGGTGTGGGCCGAAAGCGCGGGACTGGAACGCCTCCTGCGAAGTGAAAAGCTGGCGCCCGGCCTGTCGGGCGTGGTTGAGGAAGCGCGCGAGTTTTCTGCCGGACTCCCGTCCGGCGCGGGGCTGCAAGTTCTGGACGCGCAGCGGCGCGTCTGGTTCCGTTTCCCTGAGTCGGCCGAAGCGGAGCTGCCACCCCCCGGGCGCGTAGCGGCGGGCCGCGCCGGCGGCGGGCCCGCGCGCCTGTTGCTGCGCCGGGTTCGGGTCGGAGACGAAGACGCCGCGCTGCTGCTGTGGCGTTCGTCGGCCGAGGCGGAGCGCCAACTGGCGCGGCTCGGCTGGCTGCTGGTGCTGGCGGGTCCGCTGGTGCTGGCAGCGGCGGCCGCGGGCGGCTGGTGGATGAGCCGGGGCATTCTGCAACCGGTGGACGAGATGACCGCCGCCGCGTGCCGCATCAGCTTTCAGGACCTCAGCGCGCGGCTGCGCGTCCCGGCGCGCGACCCGCAGTTGGCGCGGCTGTGCGAAGCCTGGAATGAGATGCTGGACCGCCTGGAGCAATCGGCCGCACGCCTGCAACGGTTCACCTCCGATGCCTCCCACGAGCTGCGCACGCCGCTGTCCTTCATCCGGGCGTCGGCTGAGTTCGCACTGCGGCAGCAGCGCGCGCCGGAAGAATACCGGGAAGAGCTCGCCGCCATCCGGGAGCGCGCCGTGGAAATGAGCGAGACGCTCGAACAGCTCCTGGTGATGGCCCGCGCTGACTCCGGCGCCGCGCCGGTGGCCGCCGCGCGGCTTGACTGGCGGCGGCCCGTCGAAGAGGCGTGCGAGCAGTTGCGCCCGGCGGCGGAGTCGAAAGGCCTCGAATTCCGCGTCGAAACGCCGGGCGTCGCCCTGCCCGTGCTGGGCGATGCGGCGTGGCTGCGCCGACTGGCGCTCTTGCTGATCGACAATGCGATCAAGTTCACTCCATCCGGCGGCAGCGTGCATGTCCGGCTGCGGCCCCAGGGGGAGGCCTATCTGCTGGAGGTCGAGGACACGGGCTGCGGCATCGAACCGAGGGACCTGCCGCACATTTTTGACCGCTTCTTCCAGGCCGACCCTTCCCGTTCCACCGGCGGGGCCGGGCTTGGCCTGTCGATCGCCCGCTGGATCGTCGAATCGCATCACGGGCGGATTGAAGCGTTCTCGGAGCCGGGCCGCGGCGCCACGTTCCGCGTCAGCCTGCCAGCGGGAGAGGCGAGACGTTGA
- a CDS encoding DNA-binding response regulator, translating to MERNTKIRVLLADDHAILRKGVSMLVNAQSDMEVAGEAASGEEALREAQRVQPDVVVMDVSMPGLNGIEATRRLLELLPRVRVIGLSMYRDAVYVRELLRAGASGYLVKDCDDAELLLAIRAAARGEAYLSPAVTAAVLTDYRKNVSNPIDLLTSREREVLVMIAEGRTNKEIAAALNLSVYTVESYRGSLMEKLNLHNTGDVVRFALRNGLIA from the coding sequence ATGGAGCGGAACACGAAAATCCGGGTGTTGCTAGCCGATGACCACGCCATTCTGCGTAAGGGCGTGAGCATGCTGGTCAACGCGCAGAGCGACATGGAGGTGGCGGGCGAGGCCGCCTCCGGCGAGGAAGCGCTGCGCGAGGCCCAGCGCGTGCAGCCGGACGTCGTCGTGATGGATGTGTCCATGCCCGGCCTGAACGGAATTGAGGCCACGCGGCGGCTGCTGGAGCTGCTGCCGCGGGTGCGCGTGATCGGCCTCAGCATGTATCGCGACGCCGTCTATGTGCGAGAGCTGCTCCGCGCCGGCGCCTCCGGGTATCTTGTGAAAGACTGCGACGACGCCGAACTGCTGCTGGCCATCCGCGCGGCGGCGCGCGGCGAAGCCTATCTCAGTCCCGCCGTGACCGCCGCCGTGCTCACCGACTACCGCAAGAACGTGTCGAATCCCATCGACCTGCTCACCAGCCGCGAACGCGAGGTGCTCGTCATGATCGCCGAGGGCAGAACAAACAAGGAAATCGCCGCGGCGCTGAATCTGAGCGTCTACACCGTGGAGTCCTACCGCGGCAGCCTGATGGAGAAGCTCAACCTGCACAACACCGGCGACGTGGTACGCTTCGCCCTGCGCAACGGCCTGATTGCCTGA
- a CDS encoding RND transporter, translating into MRLRLAGWVLLCAAAADAQPAKKLSLEDAIQEAVTRNLELMAERTNLDIARAREITARLRPNPVVTASAQTLNVFGVLYSGDSPLGPNAFTLHTDLPIERGGKRERRIELARAEYSLAELAFRERLRQLIGEVQAAYVDVQLAKESLRLDQQTLESLQKLVAINEARFKAGDLAEVELQRSRVAALQFAANVQEGVLRLGQTKARLRLALGRRPDAPGEDFDVDDAMRSDPAPMPREKALELALASRPDLLAQKQAIERSRADLRLQRANAKVDYTVGTELTRQWAYGISGNTMGFSFSIPLPVFHRNQGEIARAQREMEQAQQRAAAAELAVRSEVESAYQRCLSYANLVRQVEAEMLSQARRVLDTTRYSYERGEASLVEFLDAQRAFNEAMQTYNNARANYARSLYELESATAASIAGR; encoded by the coding sequence ATGAGACTGCGACTGGCAGGTTGGGTGCTGCTGTGCGCCGCTGCGGCCGATGCCCAGCCCGCCAAAAAGCTCTCGCTCGAAGACGCCATTCAGGAGGCTGTGACCCGCAACCTGGAACTGATGGCGGAGAGAACGAACCTGGACATCGCGCGGGCGCGGGAAATCACGGCACGACTGCGGCCGAACCCGGTGGTCACCGCCTCGGCGCAGACGCTGAACGTCTTCGGCGTGCTCTACTCCGGCGACAGCCCGCTGGGGCCCAACGCATTCACACTGCACACTGACCTGCCCATCGAGCGCGGCGGCAAGCGCGAACGCCGCATTGAGCTGGCGCGAGCCGAATATTCGCTGGCCGAGCTCGCCTTCCGCGAGCGGCTCCGCCAACTGATCGGCGAGGTGCAGGCGGCCTATGTCGATGTCCAGCTCGCCAAAGAGAGCCTGCGGCTCGACCAGCAGACGCTTGAAAGCCTCCAGAAGCTGGTCGCCATCAACGAGGCGCGGTTCAAGGCGGGCGACCTGGCCGAGGTGGAGCTTCAGCGGTCCCGCGTGGCGGCGCTCCAGTTTGCGGCCAACGTGCAGGAGGGCGTGCTGCGGCTCGGGCAGACGAAGGCGCGCCTGCGGCTGGCGCTTGGCCGCCGCCCGGATGCGCCCGGAGAGGATTTTGACGTCGACGACGCCATGCGTTCCGACCCGGCGCCAATGCCTAGAGAAAAGGCGCTTGAGCTGGCCCTGGCCTCGCGGCCGGATCTGCTCGCGCAGAAGCAGGCGATCGAGCGTTCACGCGCCGATCTCCGTCTGCAACGGGCCAACGCGAAGGTCGACTACACGGTCGGCACGGAGCTGACGCGGCAGTGGGCCTACGGCATCAGCGGCAACACGATGGGATTTTCGTTTTCCATTCCGCTTCCGGTGTTTCACCGCAACCAGGGCGAGATCGCCCGCGCGCAGCGGGAGATGGAACAGGCGCAGCAGCGCGCCGCCGCGGCCGAGCTGGCCGTGCGCAGCGAGGTTGAATCCGCCTACCAGCGGTGCCTCTCGTACGCGAATCTGGTGCGCCAGGTGGAAGCGGAGATGCTAAGCCAGGCGCGAAGAGTGCTCGACACGACGCGCTACTCTTACGAACGCGGCGAGGCGAGCCTGGTGGAATTCCTCGACGCGCAGCGGGCGTTCAACGAAGCGATGCAGACATACAACAATGCCCGCGCCAATTACGCCCGCAGCCTGTACGAGCTTGAGAGCGCGACGGCGGCCTCGATTGCAGGACGTTAA
- a CDS encoding hemolysin secretion protein D — MQKPESERRTRKSALFAAAVLALALGACGRKAEQTAEKPQPAAAPAGAPARVEIPPGSPKLAQIRVQPVETAMVGMGRVTAPGKVEANSNRISRVFLPVTGRVVSVLVRTGDFVHRGQPLLTVESAEIDAAVSAYQQAQAAVTQAESALAKARLDLDRTRDLYAHGAVPLKEVTNMEAILVQAESAVKQARAAEEQARRRLELLGAAPGMFGQQITIRAPIAGKVLELSVVNGEYRNDLSDALMTIADLSSIWITSDVPETDIRNIRLSAPITFELAAYPGESFHGRVTLIGDTVDPQTRTVKVRSEIPNPDGRLKPEMFGTVHLAEQTEPRPVVPASAVFAYGGRPCVWRETAPGVFDRTGVETAPPIGDRIPVLSGLQAGDRVVVDGVMLLAGRDRP, encoded by the coding sequence ATGCAGAAACCAGAATCCGAACGGCGGACACGAAAAAGCGCCCTCTTCGCCGCGGCCGTGCTCGCCCTGGCGCTGGGCGCCTGCGGGCGGAAAGCGGAACAGACGGCAGAAAAACCGCAGCCGGCGGCCGCTCCGGCCGGCGCGCCGGCGCGGGTCGAGATCCCGCCCGGCTCGCCCAAGCTGGCCCAGATCCGCGTTCAGCCGGTGGAGACCGCAATGGTGGGCATGGGACGTGTCACCGCCCCTGGAAAAGTGGAAGCCAACTCGAACCGGATTTCACGCGTGTTTCTGCCAGTGACCGGCCGCGTGGTGAGCGTGCTGGTGCGCACGGGCGATTTCGTCCACCGCGGCCAGCCGCTGCTCACCGTGGAGAGCGCCGAGATCGATGCGGCGGTGTCGGCTTATCAGCAGGCTCAGGCGGCGGTGACCCAGGCCGAGTCGGCGCTGGCCAAGGCGAGACTGGATCTCGACCGCACGCGGGACCTCTACGCGCACGGCGCCGTGCCACTGAAAGAGGTCACCAACATGGAGGCGATCCTCGTGCAGGCGGAGTCCGCGGTGAAACAGGCGCGCGCGGCGGAAGAGCAGGCCCGCCGCCGGCTGGAGCTGCTGGGCGCCGCGCCGGGCATGTTCGGCCAGCAGATCACGATCCGGGCCCCGATTGCTGGCAAGGTGCTCGAACTGTCCGTCGTCAACGGCGAATACCGCAACGATCTGAGCGACGCGCTGATGACGATCGCCGATCTGAGCTCGATCTGGATTACCTCCGACGTGCCGGAAACCGACATCCGCAACATCCGCCTGAGCGCCCCGATTACGTTCGAGCTGGCCGCGTATCCCGGCGAGAGTTTCCACGGCCGGGTCACGCTGATCGGCGACACGGTGGACCCGCAGACCCGCACGGTGAAGGTGCGTTCGGAAATCCCGAATCCCGACGGGCGGCTGAAGCCAGAGATGTTCGGCACCGTTCATCTGGCGGAACAGACCGAGCCGCGCCCGGTGGTGCCCGCTTCGGCCGTGTTCGCCTATGGGGGCAGGCCGTGCGTATGGCGCGAAACGGCGCCGGGCGTGTTTGACCGAACCGGCGTCGAGACGGCGCCGCCCATCGGGGACCGCATCCCCGTGTTGTCCGGGCTGCAGGCGGGCGACCGGGTGGTCGTCGATGGCGTGATGCTGCTGGCAGGCAGGGACAGGCCATGA